One part of the Nitrosopumilus sp. genome encodes these proteins:
- the tgtA gene encoding tRNA guanosine(15) transglycosylase TgtA: MFEISKTDLAGRIGTLYTNHGKIETPAYVPVIHPVKQTIPSKKIRDIGFDLVITNAYITRNNYGDDAIKKGIHKVIDFDGAIMTDSGGYQVLEYGDVKVSPPEMADFEKGILTDFAIPLDKPTGFGMPIKKAEAYVKHTLEVSKQTLENSEDNGQIWIGPIQGGEHFDLVAKSTKSLVKIGFQMLALGSPVEFMESYEYRLLAQMIVAAKKQMPHSIPLHLFGAGHPLTIPFAIALGCDTFDSASYMLYAKQSRYITDDGTRYLSDITVFPCNCEICSKYSPEELRNLDEVDRINELAIHNLYAIKLEVDKVKQAIHEGRLWEYVIKKARAHPKLFEMIEVMTENYEFLGLSTPKFKEKAIFLYSKEDQYRPEVQSYHSIVRKFKSKKKKLLITKESSTKPGYLSNQYAGLKRKFKDFDSMQICQYNSILGLIPIEISDIFPAAHHETVRINFEPKEFPTFEKTWNDFFSNNKFLEIHYDKHDEFLKHFVKILPKEIKRKSIV, from the coding sequence TTGTTTGAGATATCTAAAACGGATTTGGCTGGAAGAATCGGAACTCTTTATACAAATCATGGTAAAATTGAGACTCCAGCATATGTTCCAGTTATTCACCCAGTAAAACAAACAATCCCGTCAAAAAAGATCAGAGACATAGGTTTTGATTTGGTCATTACAAATGCATACATTACTAGAAATAATTATGGTGATGATGCAATAAAAAAGGGAATTCACAAAGTTATAGATTTTGACGGTGCAATCATGACAGACTCTGGAGGATACCAGGTTTTAGAATATGGTGATGTCAAAGTATCACCACCAGAAATGGCAGATTTTGAAAAAGGAATCTTAACTGATTTTGCAATTCCACTTGACAAGCCAACCGGATTTGGAATGCCAATAAAAAAAGCAGAAGCATATGTCAAGCATACTCTTGAGGTTTCAAAACAAACACTTGAGAACAGTGAAGATAACGGTCAAATTTGGATCGGACCCATCCAAGGTGGCGAACATTTTGATCTTGTTGCAAAGTCCACAAAGAGTCTAGTCAAAATCGGTTTTCAAATGTTAGCTTTGGGAAGTCCAGTGGAGTTCATGGAGTCCTATGAATATAGATTATTAGCACAAATGATAGTTGCTGCAAAAAAACAGATGCCGCATTCAATCCCATTACATCTTTTTGGCGCAGGACATCCGCTAACAATACCATTTGCCATAGCTTTGGGATGCGACACGTTTGATTCGGCATCATACATGCTTTATGCTAAGCAATCAAGATACATCACAGATGATGGAACTAGGTACTTGTCAGATATTACGGTATTTCCGTGCAATTGTGAAATATGCTCAAAATACTCACCTGAAGAATTAAGAAATCTGGATGAAGTTGACAGGATAAACGAATTGGCAATTCACAACCTATATGCCATTAAGCTCGAAGTTGACAAAGTAAAACAAGCAATTCATGAGGGACGATTATGGGAATATGTTATAAAAAAAGCAAGAGCCCATCCCAAGTTATTTGAAATGATTGAGGTAATGACTGAAAATTATGAGTTTCTTGGTTTGAGTACACCAAAATTCAAAGAAAAAGCTATTTTCCTATACTCTAAAGAAGATCAATATCGTCCAGAAGTTCAGTCATATCACAGTATAGTTAGGAAATTCAAATCAAAGAAAAAGAAATTACTAATCACAAAAGAATCCAGTACAAAACCAGGTTATTTGTCTAATCAATATGCTGGACTGAAAAGAAAATTCAAAGATTTTGACTCTATGCAAATATGCCAATACAATTCTATTTTGGGATTAATTCCAATAGAAATTTCAGACATATTTCCTGCAGCACATCATGAAACAGTTAGAATTAATTTTGAACCAAAAGAATTTCCCACATTTGAAAAAACATGGAATGATTTTTTTTCAAACAACAAGTTTTTAGAAATACATTATGACAAGCATGATGAGTTTCTAAAACATTTTGTAAAAATTCTTCCAAAAGAGATCAAAAGAAAATCAATTGTTTGA
- a CDS encoding 4Fe-4S binding protein: MPIAILPDIDEQRCIGCALCVEICTTLGPDVLRVKPVEGWKRGKAFVFYPERCISDGACIGVCPTKSIFWMRPMNYTAGQPVPLHKNGIFIKGWAEDAAL, encoded by the coding sequence ATGCCAATAGCAATACTTCCAGACATTGATGAACAAAGATGTATCGGATGTGCACTATGTGTAGAAATCTGTACAACTCTTGGTCCTGATGTCCTTAGAGTAAAACCTGTTGAAGGCTGGAAGAGAGGTAAAGCATTTGTATTTTATCCAGAAAGATGTATTTCTGATGGTGCATGCATCGGTGTATGCCCAACAAAATCAATCTTTTGGATGAGACCAATGAATTACACTGCTGGACAACCAGTACCTCTTCACAAAAACGGTATCTTCATCAAAGGTTGGGCAGAAGACGCAGCACTATAA
- a CDS encoding AAA family ATPase, translating to MSIVITGNPGVGKHTVAEKIAQRLGLVIFDINKIAKDAGLFEENQDTNDVDTERLEKIIAEKISENNLIIGHLAPYVLEKNQVKKMIILRRSPYDLIKVYKERGYSDEKIRENTGSEILGIISHDAISKFEEKTIQIDITGKTIQEAIEKVRVMMSSNEGDEKVDWLDLVTKNNDLQKFFAD from the coding sequence ATGTCAATAGTAATTACTGGAAATCCAGGGGTCGGAAAACACACCGTTGCTGAAAAAATTGCTCAGAGATTAGGGTTAGTCATATTTGATATTAACAAAATTGCAAAAGATGCAGGATTGTTTGAAGAAAATCAGGATACAAATGATGTAGATACTGAAAGACTAGAGAAAATTATTGCTGAAAAAATTTCTGAAAATAATCTGATCATAGGACATTTAGCACCATATGTGTTAGAAAAAAATCAAGTAAAGAAAATGATTATTTTAAGAAGGAGTCCCTACGACTTGATCAAAGTCTACAAAGAAAGAGGATATTCTGATGAGAAAATCAGAGAAAATACAGGGAGTGAGATACTAGGGATTATTTCGCATGATGCAATTAGTAAATTTGAAGAAAAAACAATTCAGATAGACATTACTGGTAAAACCATCCAAGAAGCAATAGAGAAAGTGAGGGTTATGATGTCAAGCAATGAAGGAGATGAAAAAGTAGATTGGCTTGATCTAGTTACAAAAAATAATGATTTGCAAAAATTTTTTGCTGATTGA